Genomic DNA from uncultured Fibrobacter sp.:
CTGCCCGGGGCGGCGGCGGTTGAGTTCCGCCTGGACTTCCTCTTCGGAGATTTCAAGACCTGCGGGGCATCCGTCCAGGACCGAACCGACGGCCGGACCATGGGATTCACCCCAAGTGGAAACGCTAAAAATTTTACCAAAAGTGCTGGACATGCCCCAAAATATAGATAATCGCAACTTTTTATAAGAAATTATCCCATAAGGACTTAACAACCGAAAGAAGTTTACTATCTTTTACATTGGATTTAGGAGATTCCTGTGAAAAGAATCGGATTTATCATAACGATATTGACGCTGCTTCTGTCTTTAGAGGCGGTTGCTCAGCGTTATAACGACTTTGCCGGAATTCCGTTCGGAGCCTCCCGCGAAACCGTGATCGAAGAGGTGATGAAACTCGGATATGAACCTTACGGTCAGAGTGGCGAAGGTGAACGTGTGGTTATCCCCGTGTTCATGTTCGGTGAACTGCCGGTCCAGGTCGATTTCATTTTCAACAAGAACGACAAGTTTTATTCCTTCGAAATCCGTACCGGTCGTGTCGAGCGCGCGCGCCTGAGCAAGTCCTTCGAGGCGGTCGCCTATATGTCCGAGCAGTTTACGCTCAAGTATGGCAAGGCTTCCGGTAACCCCGCGATCGATGAAACCTCCACCCTGAAGGAAAATCTGCTGAACCTTTACCAGCAGTGGTTCTCCGTCAAGGTACTCAACATCTATACCGCGCTCGTGCAGAAGGACGGCCGCTATTTCGTGGTCGGCTCGGTAACGCACCGCAAGCTCGCCTCCGAAAAGAATACGGGTGCAAGCCGCAAGTCCGAAAAGGCCGTTTCGAATCAGCCGGTGTTCTAGCTACATCGTTTGTTTACAATACGCCTAAAAGCAGGCAAAAGAAAAACCGGTCATTAACCGGCTTTTTTTATGCATATCCTTGTGTAAAGGAATGTACGACGAGTCTTACGCCTTCAGCTTGTCCAGGGCCTCGTTCGGGCCGATGACGAACAGCACGTCGTTTTCCTTGAGCACGTAGTCGGCGATGTTACCGATCTTGGGCGTGGGTTCCAAGGGGTCGCGGATGGCGATGACCTGGATGCCGTACTTGTGCGTCAGGGAGAGGTCCTTGAGGGTCTTGCCGAGGAAAGCGTCGGGGCATGCGATTTCGACGATGGAGAAACCTTCCATGAACGGCAGGTAGTCGAGCATGTTCGGGCGGTTGAGCCTTTCCGCCAAGGAAATGGCCATGTCGCGTTCCGGATGGAAGATGTCCGCTACGCCGAGCTTTTCGAGGATAATGGTGTGGGCCGGGCTACTGGACTTCGCAATGATGTGCTTCACGCCCAGTTCCTTGAGGTTCAAAACCGTCAGGAGCGATGCCTGCAGGTCTTCGCCGATACAGCAGATGACGCTGTCCACCTTGGAAAGCGGGAGCGACTGGAGCTGCTTTTTGCGGGTGCCGTCGGCAACGACTGCCTGCGCCACTTGGTTCGAAATGTCTTGGATTTTTTCAGGGCTTGGGTCCACGACCATCACGTCGTGTCCGAGTGCGGTCAGGTGGCGGGCCAAGAAGTAGCCCGTATTACCAAGTCCGATTACTACGAATTGTTTAGAAGCCATAGGCTAAATGTAGTTAATAGCGCGGGCCCCCTCCCCTCAAAGCTGATTTTTAAGAGAAAAAATAGATGAAATTCTTTTTGAATAGTAGTCTAAAGAATTGCCCGCTGCGGGAAGCAGTTAGCCCACCATGATGTCTTCTTCGGCGTACCACATGCCCTGCTCCTGCGTCTTTGCCACGGCAGAAATCAGGAACAGTGGGCCCATTCGACCGATGAACATCACGAGGCAGATCACGATGCGGCCCGGAATCGAGAGGTCCGGCGTCAGTCCCATCGAAAGTCCGCAGGTACTGTAGGCCGATACGACTTCGAAGAACACCTTGAGGAATGAAACCTGTTCGATGGAGTTGCCCGCCGCTTCGGTTTCGAGCAACACAAGCGTTGCCACCACCACGACCACGATGGCGACCACGAAGATTCGCACGGCCTTATCGACGGTGGTTTCGGGAATGGTGCGGCCAAGAATCTGGGTCTTGCTGCGGCCAAGCAGGCGGTTGAATCCGAGTAGGAAAATCACGGCGGTTGTCGTCGTCTTGATACCGCCGCCGCAGCTACCCGGGTTTGCACCGATGA
This window encodes:
- a CDS encoding TrkA family potassium uptake protein, whose product is MASKQFVVIGLGNTGYFLARHLTALGHDVMVVDPSPEKIQDISNQVAQAVVADGTRKKQLQSLPLSKVDSVICCIGEDLQASLLTVLNLKELGVKHIIAKSSSPAHTIILEKLGVADIFHPERDMAISLAERLNRPNMLDYLPFMEGFSIVEIACPDAFLGKTLKDLSLTHKYGIQVIAIRDPLEPTPKIGNIADYVLKENDVLFVIGPNEALDKLKA